Proteins co-encoded in one Acidobacteriota bacterium genomic window:
- a CDS encoding PilZ domain-containing protein translates to MSRFEWLPDRRRSPRVDLLADVQGHVVTLDERVAIRQISHGGMTVETTAPLSPRIVHDFRLSAGDRSAVVKGRVVHSRVRIDRDVVTYLAGVQFVDLAPEASALVDGFLERFPAGDAEG, encoded by the coding sequence ATGAGCCGCTTCGAGTGGCTGCCCGATCGCCGGCGCAGCCCGCGTGTCGACCTGCTCGCCGACGTGCAAGGACACGTCGTGACGCTCGACGAGCGCGTGGCGATTCGCCAGATCAGCCACGGCGGCATGACCGTCGAGACCACGGCGCCGCTCTCGCCACGGATCGTGCACGACTTCCGCCTGTCGGCCGGCGATCGTTCCGCGGTCGTCAAGGGACGGGTGGTGCACAGCCGGGTCAGGATCGACCGCGACGTGGTGACGTATCTCGCGGGCGTGCAGTTCGTCGACCTGGCACCGGAGGCGTCGGCCCTCGTCGACGGGTTCCTGGAGCGGTTTCCCGCGGGCGACGCCGAAGGGTAG